One Vitis riparia cultivar Riparia Gloire de Montpellier isolate 1030 chromosome 4, EGFV_Vit.rip_1.0, whole genome shotgun sequence genomic window carries:
- the LOC117912808 gene encoding photosynthetic NDH subunit of subcomplex B 3, chloroplastic, with the protein MAALNFTAISLRPPEKSYVTGNHRNPISFLPGRRPMKIAAAANSVESSPTVPEKPEIELEFIGEKPGSDGSYPVEGAKAVSGEKLLRNIMLDNKIELYAPYGKLMNCGGGGSCGTCIVEIIDGKDLLNERTNTELRYLKKKPESWRLACQTIVGNKENSGKVVVQRLPQWKK; encoded by the exons ATGGCTGCCCTGAATTTCACCGCCATATCCCTCCGGCCACCGGAAAAATCATACGTAACTGGAAACCACCGAAAccccatttcttttcttccaggAAGGAGACCCATGAAAATAGCTGCGGCTGCGAATTCTGTTGAATCTTCGCCGACTGTGCCGGAAAAGCCTGAAATCGAGCTCGAATTCATAGGG GAGAAGCCAGGTAGCGATGGGTCATACCCAGTGGAGGGGGCGAAGGCAGTGAGTGGAGAGAAGCTTCTGAGGAACATCATGTTGGATAACAAGATAGAGCTCTACGCCCCGTAC GGGAAGCTGATGAACTGCGGGGGCGGTGGAAGCTGCGGAACTTGCATTGTTGAG ATTATTGATGGAAAAGATCTTCTGAACGAGAGAACAAACACAGAGCTCCGTTATCTGAAGAAG AAACCTGAATCTTGGAGGCTTGCTTGCCAAACTATTGTTGGAAATAAAGAGAACTCTGGCAAG GTTGTAGTTCAGAGACTGCCCCAGTGGAAGAAGTGA